Genomic segment of Catenibacterium mitsuokai:
TACAGCCTATAGACGCTTAAAACATAAGACACAGGTCTTTTTTGCACCTGATAATGATCATATATGTACACGTGCTGAGCATGTGAATCTAGTAGAATCTATTAGCTATACAATCGCTTATCAATTAGATCTTAATACTGAACTTACACGTGCTATCAGTGCTGGACATGATTTAGGACATGCCCCTTTTGGCCATGGAGGAGAAAAGATTCTATCTTCTTTGTCTATAAAACATGGTTTAGAACCTTTCTGGCATGAAAAGAATAGCCTTCACTTAATAGATGATTTATGTTTATTAGAGGATGATCAACATATTGAACATAATCTTGATCTCACCTATGCAGTGAGAGATGGCATTATAGCCCATTGTGGCGAAGTGAATCAAAGAAGAATTAAACCTAGAGATGAAAAAATCGATTTAAAAGACTTTAAATCACCAGGACTCTATCAACCTTATACTCTAGAAGGGTGTGTCGTAAAAATCAGTGATAAGATAGCTTATCTGGCAAGAGATATAGAGGATGCATGGAACTTACATATACTTAATGAAGAAGATATGAAAAGCTTAATAGAAGAAATTAATACAGTTGTTCCAGGTTTGTTTAAAGCAATCAATAATGGAACAGTGGTCAATTACTTTATTCAAGATGTGATTCATAATAGTACGGAGGAATATATTGGTTTATCTGATGAAGCTTTTGAAATCATGAAGATATTTATGAAGTTTAATTATCAAAAGATCTATGAAATAAAGAAGGTTAAGATTCATACGCAATATGTACAATTGATTCTAGAGAGTCTCTTTTCTTTCTTATATGAGTATGGACAACATGAAAATTTTGTTTTAGACTTAAAAAAAGATGCAGAACGTTATCCACTCATTATTAATCATTATATTAAATGGTTGATACGCTATAGTACTTTACTTCATGATGAACGTTATCAAAACCATATTGTTTATGACTTTGAGAATGATTCACGTGCTTTAGAAAAGAGTATTATTGATTATTTATCAGGGATGACAGATCATTTTATTATTGATGCATTTGATGAATTACTTGCATATAGATAGGGGGAATTTTTATGCCAATTAATATACCAGATGATTTACCAGCATATAAAGTTTTAACGGCTGAAAACATCTTTGTGATGAACCAGACGCGTGCGACTACGCAGCGTATTAGACCTTTAAAAATCTTGATTGTAAATATCATGCCTTTAAAGATTACAACTGAAACACAATTATTAAGACTATTATCTAACACACCATTACAGCTAGAAGTCGAACTTATTCATATGTCTACTCATGATTCTAAGAATGTCCCTAAGGAACACTTATTGACATTCTATAAGACATTTAAGGATATCAAGGAGAATTCTTATGATGGTATGATTATTACAGGTGCTCCTGTAGAACAGATGCCCTTTGAGGAGGTAGACTATTGGAATGAATTAAGTGAGATCTTTGAATGGGCTAAGACACATGTTTTTAGTTCTTTCTTTATCTGCTGGGCTTCACAGGCTGCTTTACATTATTATTATGATATTGATAAGTACTTATTGAAGCATAAGCTTACTGGTGTCTATCGTCATCATACTAATCAAAGAAAGATGAGAAGAAAGATTTTAAGAGGTTTTGATTATCAGTTCTATGCACCACATTCACGTTATACAACTGTATTAAAAGAAGACATCTCAAGTAATCCAAATCTTGATATACTTGCAGAAAGTGATGATGCAGGTGTCTATTTAGTGGCTTCTAAGGATGGTTCTCAGTTCTTTGTGACAGGACATCCTGAATATGATCCAGATACATTAGATAAAGAATATAAGCGTGACAAAGAGAAACCAGGTGTTATTGCAGAACTACCTAAAAACTATTATCTTGATGATGATCCATCTCAGGAAATACAAGTAAAATGGCGTTCACATGCCTATCTCTTATTCTCTAACTGGTTGAACTATTATGTTTACCAGGAAACGCCATATGATCTAAGTGATCTTCATGAACGTAAGAAATAAGCCATCTTTCTAGGTGGCTTTTTATGGTAGGAGGTGATTTTGTGGTATTTATTCCACTCATTATATTATTGATTTTGTATTTCATGTATTGCATGCTTATGCGTTATGAATCACGTACCTTATGGAGCGGTGTGGGGTTCTTTGGTCTTTCCATGATGACTATTATTACAGCATTCTTCTATGTGTTCTACTATTCTGAAACAATAACTCATTATCCACTTATTATGGATATAGGGGTTCTATTAGCCGTTGTTGCAATACTGGTTATCCTATTTTTTCCACTTGCAACTATTATTATGTTCTTTGTAGAAGGAATTAAAGTCATTAAACATGGAGGATTGAAATTGACTAATCTTCTTTCTTTAGGATTTGCGATAGGATTATTTGTTTATCTATTTGTAGGACCAATCTTTTTTAAGTCTTCTAATAAAATAATGACAGTTCTCTATGCAATCATATCATTTACGGTTTTCTATTTCTTATCCGTTCTTGCTAGCTATTGCCTTTCTGCTTTCCTAAATACGTTTCACTTATTCAAAAAAAGGAAACTGGATTATATAATAGTATTAGGAGCAGGCATCAAAGGAGAACAGGTGACTCCATTACTTGCAAGTAGAATTGATAAGGGAATAGAAATCTTAAAAAAGAATCCCAAAGCCTTACTCATCATGTCTGGAGGACAAGGCAAGGGAGAAGATATTCCTGAAGGAGAAGCCATGGCACGCTATGCCATCAACAAAGGGATTGATGAGAGTAAGATACTCATTGAAAACAAGTCGACAAATACAAAAGAAAACCTCTTATTCTCATCAAAACTTATGACTAAAGAGTCTCCACGAGTTGGACTTGTAACAACGTCTTATCATGTTTTCAGAGCCTTGATACTTGCAAAAAATTTAGGAATTAGATGTATTGGCTTTGGTTCAGTCACTAAATGGTATTTTACATTAAATGCTTTGATTAGAGAATTCATGGGCTACTTAAGCATGACATGGAAGAAGCATAGTATTGTGATTATTCTCTACAGTATATTTATTATTATTTTTTCAATTGTGAGGTAAATGATTATGGGTGCATTAAGTGTATTTTTTCTAATGGGTATATTGTCTACGTTGTTTCTTATCTTTGTATCTCTATTCATAGGGATACTCTGTACTTATGTAGTAGGTTATCTTTTTGAAGGATTCCTTGTTTCTTCATTATTAGATACTAAACACTATCGTGGCTGGATTCCTTTCTATAATAAATATTTACTAGGAAATATCACAGGAGATCATGTGCTCGGCATTATATCTTCTATTTGTGCATTTCCTGTATTAATCATTGGATATGTTTTATTTGTGATGGACGAATTAAACTATCTTTTATTTGTTGTGTTTCTAGTAATATTAATTATTGGTTTTATTGTCGATCATATTATTGCTTATCACTTCTTATCTAAAAGATGTAAATATGCATCATGGCTTATTGTATTAAGTGTTTTCTCTTGTGGATTCCTTCGTCCTATTATCTTGTTTATCACGAAAAATTATAATCAAGTAAGTAAATCTTAATATTTTTGTAAGGAAATTGAGATGTTTCTTTTCAACATTTCACGATATAACTATTGTGAGGTGAAAAGAAATGCGATTATTCAAGAAATGTCTTTTAGTTCTAGGAATTCTATTACTCATATTATCAGGATATATTATATTTCGTTCAGATACTTTTATAGATGATTCTTCTACAAATCATGGCTGGAATCTTATGCTTGTGAATCATACAAATAGAATACCAGATAACTATAAGGTGATTCTTACAAAGCTAGATAATGGGAAAGAAGTAGATTCACGTATTGTGCCTGAATTATCACAAATGTTTAGAGCTGCAAGAAAAGATGATATTTATATGCAGGTGAATGAAGGATATCGATCATCTCATTCACAACAGAAGATCTTAGATAATCGTACAGATTATTATAAGAGTAAAGGGTTATTTACGATTCTTGCAAGAAGATATGCATTAAATTATGTGGCAGCCCCAGGTACAAGCGAACATCAATTAGGACTTGCAGTGGATATAGTAGGGGATAACCGTTACACAACCAATCAGTCTGCTTATAGATGGTTAGAAAAAAATGCATATAAATATGGTTTTGTGAAACGTTATCCTAAGAGTAAAACTTCTATAACACATATTAAGCATGAACCATGGCATTATCGTTATGTAGGTAAGAAAGCTGCCTTAAAGATGCATCAAAAGAATCTATGTTTCGAAGAGTATGTCGAGAGTCTATAATGGACTCTCTTTTATTTGTGGTATACACTAATAATTGGAGGTATTTATATGGATTATATTAAATTACTTGTTGAAGACATTCATTCTGTCACAATGGCGACTATTAATAATGAAGGAAAACCAATCACAAGAATCATAGATCTCATGTTGTATGATGAAGAAGGTATCTATTTCTTGACTGCAAGAGGAAAGAGTTTCTATCAGGAACTCATGGACCAGGAGTATATTTCCTTAACAGGACTTAAAGGAAAAGTATCTTTTAGTTTAAGTGGTAAGGTTAAGAATATTGGGTCTCATAAACTTGATGAGATCTTCTTAAAGAATACTTATATGCAGTCTATCTATCCAGAAAATACAAGAAAGGCATTGGATGTCTTTTGTTTATATGAAGCATCTGGTGAATATTTTGATATCAGTGACCCAGCACATATCAAAAGAGCACCTATTACTATTCATAGTAAAGAACATGGTGCTTATTACACCATCACTGACCGTTGTATTCATTGTGGCAAATGTGAGACTATTTGTCCTCAACGTTGTATTCATAATGAAGTAATAGATGTTGCACAATGTCTTCATTGTGGGGCCTGTTTAGAGATATGCCCAGTTCAGGCAATTGAGTTTAAAGGTGTAAAGAAACGTCGTAAGGAAGATGTCTGCTTGATGAATATGTGTATGATCGAAGATCATGAAGGCCATGTTTTAATACAAAATAAAGTCAATGATTCCTACACAGGTATTACTTTTCCTGGTGGTCATGTAGAAAAAGAAGAAATATTCAAAGATGCTATGATTAGAGAAGTGAAAGAAGAAACAGGTCTTACAATTAAGAATCCATACTTATGTGGTTTATATCATTGGTATAAGCATTCTATTCATAATATTATTCTAGTTTATAAGACAAATGAGTATGAAGGAACGCTTCATTCAAGTGATGAAGGAGAGGTTTATTGGATTGACGAAGAAGATTTTCTTAAACAGCCACTTGCAACAGGTATGGAGTATGTATGGGATATTGTTCATAAGCAACATCAAGAATGTATTATGTCTAATATGGGAGAACATAAAAGAGGGGATTTATTCTAAATAATAATAACTTTGAATAATTTTCATATCATGTAAAACGTTTTCACATTGTGAAAATTAATTATAATGATTTTTATTATGTATATAATACATACAGAAAAGATGAACGGAGGTAAAGGAAATGGGTTTTCCAAAAGGATTTTTATGGGGTGGCGCAGTTGCTGCCAATCAGTGTGAAGGTGCTTATTTAGAAGATGGTAAAGGTTTATCAGTACCAGATATGTTACTTGGTGGAGATGTAAATACTCCAAGAACATTCTTACCAAAGACTGATAAGACTGCGTTCTATCCAAGCCATGAAGCAATTGATTTCTATCATCATTATGCTGAAGATATTGCTTTATTTGCAGAAATGGGATGGAATGTATTCAGATTATCAATCAACTGGGGTAGAATTTTCCCTAATGGTGATGATGAAACACCTAATGAAGAAGGTTTAGCTTTCTATGACAAGGTATTTGACGAATGTAAGAAACACAATATTGAACCTTTAGTTACATTATGTCATTATGAAATTCCTTGGAACATTGTGACTAAATACGATGGTTTCTCTGATAGAAGAGTGATTGATATGTTCGTTAAGTATGCCACTACTTGTATGAAACGTTATAAGGATAAGGTTAAATACTGGTTAACATTCAACGAAATCAATATCGCATGTATGGGTGAAGGTGGATTAGGTGACCTTTATGGTTTAGGTATCATGGACCCAGAAGATGTTAACTCGGATGAACGTATTCCATTAAACAAATTAAAATCTAACCCTCAGAAGACATTTGAAGCATTACATAATCAGTTTGTTGCAAGTGCATTAGTTGTAACAGAAGGTCATAAGATCAATCCTGATTTCATGATTGGTAACATGATTGCTCATACAACTTTATATCCATTAACACCAAATCCAAAAGATATTCTTGCAGCATTTAATGAAGATAACTTCAAGAATAACTTCTGTGGTGATGTACAGGTTCGTGGTGAATATCCAACATATATGTTCAGATATTTCAAGGATCATGGCATTGATACTTCATTTATTACTGAAGAAGATAAGAAGATCATTAAAGAAGGCGTTATTGACTTCTATACATTCTCTTACTATATGTCTAACTGTGTAACAGTTGATGAAAATGCTGAAAAGACAAATGGTAACCTTGCAACAGGTGCTAAGAACCCTTACTTAAAGGCTTCTGACTGGGGATGGCAGATTGACCCTGATGGATTAAGATATACATTAAATATCCTACATGACCGTTATCCTCATACACCATTAATGGTTGTAGAAAATGGTTTTGGTGCATTTGATAAGGTAGAAGAAGATGGTTCTGTACATGATACTTATAGAATTGATTACTTCAGAGATCATATTAAAGCAATGGATGAAGCTATCGAAGATGGTGTACCACTAATCGGTTATACAACTTGGGGACCAATCGACTTAGTATCTGCAGGTACTGGACAGTATGCGAAACGTTATGGTTTCATCTATGTAGATAGACATGATGATGGAACTGGGGACTTCTCTAGAAGTAAGAAAGATTCATTCTTCTGGTATAAGAAAGTCTGCGAATCTAATGGCGCTGATTTAGACTAATACAAAAAGACGTAGCTCATATATATGAGTTACGTCTTTTTTCTTATTCATCAAAGATATTTACAATCTCACCATCAAGAATACGGTTCATATTCTTAACGGCACAGAAGTTACCACACATAGAACATGTATCTTCTTTTTCAGGTGCTGCTTCAGCACGATAACGTCTTGCTTTTTCTGGATCAATTGAGTA
This window contains:
- a CDS encoding glycoside hydrolase family 1 protein, whose protein sequence is MGFPKGFLWGGAVAANQCEGAYLEDGKGLSVPDMLLGGDVNTPRTFLPKTDKTAFYPSHEAIDFYHHYAEDIALFAEMGWNVFRLSINWGRIFPNGDDETPNEEGLAFYDKVFDECKKHNIEPLVTLCHYEIPWNIVTKYDGFSDRRVIDMFVKYATTCMKRYKDKVKYWLTFNEINIACMGEGGLGDLYGLGIMDPEDVNSDERIPLNKLKSNPQKTFEALHNQFVASALVVTEGHKINPDFMIGNMIAHTTLYPLTPNPKDILAAFNEDNFKNNFCGDVQVRGEYPTYMFRYFKDHGIDTSFITEEDKKIIKEGVIDFYTFSYYMSNCVTVDENAEKTNGNLATGAKNPYLKASDWGWQIDPDGLRYTLNILHDRYPHTPLMVVENGFGAFDKVEEDGSVHDTYRIDYFRDHIKAMDEAIEDGVPLIGYTTWGPIDLVSAGTGQYAKRYGFIYVDRHDDGTGDFSRSKKDSFFWYKKVCESNGADLD
- a CDS encoding M15 family metallopeptidase, whose amino-acid sequence is MRLFKKCLLVLGILLLILSGYIIFRSDTFIDDSSTNHGWNLMLVNHTNRIPDNYKVILTKLDNGKEVDSRIVPELSQMFRAARKDDIYMQVNEGYRSSHSQQKILDNRTDYYKSKGLFTILARRYALNYVAAPGTSEHQLGLAVDIVGDNRYTTNQSAYRWLEKNAYKYGFVKRYPKSKTSITHIKHEPWHYRYVGKKAALKMHQKNLCFEEYVESL
- a CDS encoding YdcF family protein; the encoded protein is MVGGDFVVFIPLIILLILYFMYCMLMRYESRTLWSGVGFFGLSMMTIITAFFYVFYYSETITHYPLIMDIGVLLAVVAILVILFFPLATIIMFFVEGIKVIKHGGLKLTNLLSLGFAIGLFVYLFVGPIFFKSSNKIMTVLYAIISFTVFYFLSVLASYCLSAFLNTFHLFKKRKLDYIIVLGAGIKGEQVTPLLASRIDKGIEILKKNPKALLIMSGGQGKGEDIPEGEAMARYAINKGIDESKILIENKSTNTKENLLFSSKLMTKESPRVGLVTTSYHVFRALILAKNLGIRCIGFGSVTKWYFTLNALIREFMGYLSMTWKKHSIVIILYSIFIIIFSIVR
- a CDS encoding NUDIX domain-containing protein, with amino-acid sequence MDYIKLLVEDIHSVTMATINNEGKPITRIIDLMLYDEEGIYFLTARGKSFYQELMDQEYISLTGLKGKVSFSLSGKVKNIGSHKLDEIFLKNTYMQSIYPENTRKALDVFCLYEASGEYFDISDPAHIKRAPITIHSKEHGAYYTITDRCIHCGKCETICPQRCIHNEVIDVAQCLHCGACLEICPVQAIEFKGVKKRRKEDVCLMNMCMIEDHEGHVLIQNKVNDSYTGITFPGGHVEKEEIFKDAMIREVKEETGLTIKNPYLCGLYHWYKHSIHNIILVYKTNEYEGTLHSSDEGEVYWIDEEDFLKQPLATGMEYVWDIVHKQHQECIMSNMGEHKRGDLF
- the metA gene encoding homoserine O-acetyltransferase MetA, with protein sequence MPINIPDDLPAYKVLTAENIFVMNQTRATTQRIRPLKILIVNIMPLKITTETQLLRLLSNTPLQLEVELIHMSTHDSKNVPKEHLLTFYKTFKDIKENSYDGMIITGAPVEQMPFEEVDYWNELSEIFEWAKTHVFSSFFICWASQAALHYYYDIDKYLLKHKLTGVYRHHTNQRKMRRKILRGFDYQFYAPHSRYTTVLKEDISSNPNLDILAESDDAGVYLVASKDGSQFFVTGHPEYDPDTLDKEYKRDKEKPGVIAELPKNYYLDDDPSQEIQVKWRSHAYLLFSNWLNYYVYQETPYDLSDLHERKK
- a CDS encoding deoxyguanosinetriphosphate triphosphohydrolase family protein codes for the protein MKAMNKENPKYNDCIERKSQLYERQGDFRTPFMRDYNRIIFTTAYRRLKHKTQVFFAPDNDHICTRAEHVNLVESISYTIAYQLDLNTELTRAISAGHDLGHAPFGHGGEKILSSLSIKHGLEPFWHEKNSLHLIDDLCLLEDDQHIEHNLDLTYAVRDGIIAHCGEVNQRRIKPRDEKIDLKDFKSPGLYQPYTLEGCVVKISDKIAYLARDIEDAWNLHILNEEDMKSLIEEINTVVPGLFKAINNGTVVNYFIQDVIHNSTEEYIGLSDEAFEIMKIFMKFNYQKIYEIKKVKIHTQYVQLILESLFSFLYEYGQHENFVLDLKKDAERYPLIINHYIKWLIRYSTLLHDERYQNHIVYDFENDSRALEKSIIDYLSGMTDHFIIDAFDELLAYR